A portion of the Enterobacter sp. SA187 genome contains these proteins:
- the pabB gene encoding aminodeoxychorismate synthase component 1 produces the protein MKTLSPAVISLPWRPDAASHWFTPLNTQPWAMLLHSGHAEHAHNRFDILVAQPCCTLVTHGDNTTVTREGVRTASTADPLALLQCELDAMQLAPPCDPDLPFTGGALGLFGYDLGRRFETLPSQAEQDLPLPDMAVGLYDWALIVDHHQQKVTLLSYGDIAQRLAWLEAQRAEETQSFSLTSPWRSNITREQYGEKFRAVQAFLHSGDCYQVNLAQRFQAHYRGDEWQAFMQLNRANRAPFSAFLRLPQGVVLSLSPERFIQLNNGTIQTRPIKGTLPRLSDAQADAHQAARLAQSPKDRAENLMIVDLMRNDLGRVAEPGSVRVPELFVVEPFPAVHHLVSTITARLPASRTACDVLRAAFPGGSITGAPKVRAMEIIDALEPHRRNAWCGSIGYISLCGNMDTSITIRTLSACNGQLYCSAGGGIVADSEEQAEYQETFDKVNRILHQLES, from the coding sequence ATGAAGACGTTATCACCCGCCGTTATTTCGCTGCCGTGGCGCCCCGACGCCGCCAGCCACTGGTTTACCCCACTCAACACGCAGCCATGGGCCATGCTGTTGCATTCCGGCCATGCGGAGCATGCCCATAACCGTTTTGATATTCTGGTGGCGCAGCCCTGTTGCACGCTGGTAACGCACGGCGACAATACCACCGTGACCCGCGAGGGTGTCCGTACAGCGTCCACAGCGGATCCGCTGGCGCTGTTACAGTGTGAACTGGACGCCATGCAGCTTGCCCCGCCCTGCGATCCTGATTTGCCGTTTACCGGCGGCGCGCTGGGTCTGTTTGGTTATGACCTGGGTCGCCGCTTTGAAACGCTGCCATCGCAGGCCGAACAGGATCTTCCCCTGCCGGATATGGCCGTCGGGCTGTACGACTGGGCGCTGATTGTCGATCATCATCAGCAAAAAGTCACCCTGCTTAGCTATGGCGATATAGCGCAACGTCTGGCCTGGCTGGAAGCGCAACGGGCCGAAGAGACGCAATCGTTTAGCTTAACCTCGCCCTGGCGTTCAAATATAACCCGCGAGCAGTATGGCGAGAAGTTTCGCGCGGTGCAGGCGTTTTTACACAGCGGCGACTGCTATCAGGTTAACCTTGCCCAGCGCTTTCAGGCACATTACCGCGGCGATGAGTGGCAGGCGTTTATGCAGCTGAACCGCGCCAACCGTGCGCCGTTCAGTGCGTTTCTGCGTCTGCCGCAGGGGGTGGTGCTCAGCCTGTCGCCGGAGCGCTTTATTCAGCTGAATAACGGGACCATTCAGACCCGCCCCATTAAAGGTACGCTGCCGCGGTTAAGCGATGCGCAGGCGGATGCTCATCAGGCCGCGCGGCTGGCGCAGTCGCCCAAAGATCGCGCCGAAAACCTGATGATTGTCGATCTGATGCGCAACGATCTGGGCCGCGTCGCCGAACCGGGATCCGTACGCGTGCCGGAGCTGTTCGTCGTCGAACCGTTCCCGGCGGTGCATCATCTGGTGAGCACCATCACCGCCCGGCTTCCTGCCTCGCGTACCGCCTGCGACGTATTACGCGCCGCTTTTCCGGGGGGATCGATCACTGGCGCGCCGAAAGTGCGGGCGATGGAAATTATCGATGCGCTGGAGCCGCACCGCCGTAACGCCTGGTGCGGCAGCATCGGCTATATCAGTCTGTGCGGCAATATGGACACCAGCATCACTATCCGCACCCTGAGCGCCTGTAACGGGCAGCTATACTGTTCGGCGGGCGGCGGCATCGTCGCCGACAGCGAGGAGCAGGCGGAATATCAGGAAACCTTTGATAAGGTTAATCGTATTCTGCATCAACTGGAGAGCTGA
- a CDS encoding CoA pyrophosphatase yields MDLQALTLDDFLSRFQLLRPQASRASLNARQAAVLIPVVRREQPGLLLTQRSAQLRKHAGQVAFPGGAVDSSDASLIAAALREAQEEVAIPPETVEVIGVLPPVDSVTGFQVTPVVGIIPPDLHYHASEDEVAAVFEMPLAEALRLGRYHPLDIHRRGNDHRVWLSWYEHYFVWGMTAGIIRELALQIGIKP; encoded by the coding sequence TTGGATTTACAGGCGCTGACACTGGATGATTTTTTATCGCGATTTCAACTTTTACGTCCGCAGGCGAGCCGCGCGTCGCTGAACGCCAGACAGGCGGCGGTGCTGATCCCGGTGGTTCGCCGTGAACAGCCCGGTCTGTTGCTGACCCAGCGTTCGGCGCAGTTGCGTAAACATGCCGGTCAGGTGGCCTTCCCCGGCGGCGCGGTGGACAGCAGCGATGCGTCGCTCATCGCCGCCGCCCTGCGTGAGGCGCAGGAAGAAGTGGCGATCCCGCCGGAGACGGTGGAGGTGATCGGCGTGCTGCCGCCGGTGGACAGCGTGACGGGATTTCAGGTGACGCCGGTGGTCGGCATTATCCCCCCTGACCTGCACTATCACGCCAGTGAAGATGAAGTGGCGGCGGTTTTTGAGATGCCGCTGGCGGAAGCTCTGCGTCTGGGGCGCTATCATCCTTTAGACATCCATCGTCGCGGCAACGATCACCGCGTATGGCTGTCGTGGTATGAGCACTATTTCGTCTGGGGGATGACGGCGGGTATCATTCGTGAACTGGCGTTGCAGATTGGCATCAAACCCTGA
- the sdaA gene encoding L-serine ammonia-lyase: MISLFDMFKVGIGPSSSHTVGPMKAGKQFVDDLVEKGLLESVTRVAVDVYGSLSLTGKGHHTDIAIIMGLAGNAPATVDIDAIPAFIRDVETRGRLLLAQGRHEVDFPKDNGMRFQSNNLPLHENAMQIHAYNGDTTVYSKTYYSIGGGFIVDEEHFGKEASNEVSVPYPFTSAKEMLDYCHETGLSLSGMVMQNELALHSKQEIEDYFADVWQTMRACIDRGMNTEGVLPGPLRVPRRASALRRLLVASDKLSSDPMNVIDWVNMFALAVNEENAAGGRVVTAPTNGACGIVPAVLAYYDHFIEPVTPDIYIRYFMASGAIGALYKMNASISGAEVGCQGEVGVACSMAAAGLAELLGASPEQVCVAAEIGMEHNLGLTCDPVAGQVQVPCIERNAIASVKAINASRMAMRRTSAPRVSLDKVIETMYETGKDMNAKYRETSRGGLAIKVQCD; encoded by the coding sequence GTGATTAGTCTATTCGACATGTTTAAGGTGGGGATTGGTCCCTCATCTTCCCACACTGTAGGCCCGATGAAGGCCGGCAAACAGTTCGTCGATGACCTGGTCGAAAAGGGATTGCTTGAGAGCGTAACCCGCGTGGCGGTTGACGTGTACGGTTCGCTGTCACTGACCGGTAAAGGTCACCATACGGACATCGCCATTATTATGGGTCTGGCGGGCAATGCGCCGGCCACCGTCGATATTGACGCCATTCCGGCGTTTATCCGCGACGTTGAAACCCGCGGTCGTCTGCTGCTGGCGCAGGGTCGTCATGAGGTGGATTTCCCGAAAGATAACGGCATGCGCTTCCAGAGTAATAACCTGCCGCTGCATGAAAACGCCATGCAGATCCATGCTTACAACGGCGACACCACCGTTTACAGCAAAACTTACTATTCCATCGGCGGCGGTTTTATCGTCGACGAAGAGCATTTCGGCAAAGAAGCCAGCAATGAAGTGAGCGTGCCTTATCCGTTCACCTCGGCAAAAGAGATGCTTGATTACTGCCATGAAACCGGCCTGTCGTTATCCGGTATGGTGATGCAGAACGAACTGGCGCTGCACAGCAAGCAGGAGATCGAAGATTACTTCGCTGATGTCTGGCAGACCATGCGCGCCTGTATCGATCGCGGTATGAACACTGAAGGCGTGCTGCCTGGCCCGCTGCGCGTGCCGCGTCGCGCCTCGGCGCTGCGCCGCCTGCTGGTGGCCAGCGATAAGCTGTCCAGCGATCCGATGAACGTTATCGACTGGGTGAATATGTTTGCCCTGGCGGTAAACGAAGAAAACGCCGCCGGTGGCCGCGTGGTCACCGCGCCCACTAACGGCGCATGCGGTATCGTTCCGGCGGTGCTGGCCTACTACGATCACTTTATTGAGCCGGTGACGCCGGATATTTATATCCGCTACTTTATGGCGTCCGGCGCTATTGGCGCGCTGTACAAGATGAACGCCTCTATTTCCGGCGCGGAAGTGGGCTGTCAGGGCGAAGTGGGCGTGGCCTGTTCAATGGCGGCGGCCGGTCTGGCGGAACTGCTGGGCGCAAGCCCGGAGCAGGTGTGCGTGGCGGCCGAAATCGGCATGGAGCATAACCTGGGTCTGACCTGCGATCCGGTGGCCGGACAGGTACAGGTGCCGTGCATTGAGCGTAACGCCATCGCCTCGGTGAAAGCGATCAACGCCTCACGCATGGCGATGCGCCGTACCAGCGCGCCGCGCGTGTCGCTGGATAAGGTTATTGAAACCATGTACGAAACCGGTAAAGACATGAACGCCAAATACCGCGAAACCTCCCGCGGTGGTCTGGCAATCAAGGTGCAGTGCGACTAA